GGTTCGTCGGATCGGTGACGGTGGCCTCCACCGGACGGCCGAGCAACGCCTCCGGATGATGCACGAGATAGGTGTCGAGCGGATCGTCGCGGGCGACGAGGACGACCAGGGAATCCCCGGAAGTCCGCTGCCGTCCCGCCCGCCCGGCCTGCTGCCAGAACGAGGCGACCGTCCCCGGATAGCCGCCGACGATCACCGCGTCGAGGCCGCTGATGTCCACCCCGAGTTCGAGTGCGTTGGTGGTGGCCACACCGATCAGCTCCCCGTCGGAGATCGCACGCTCGAGCCGTCGACGATCGTCGGCGAGATAGCCGGCCCGGTAGGCGGCCACCTTGTCGACGAGATCGGGGGCGGTCTGCGAGAGCAGATGACGTGCTTGGCGCGCGGTCAGTTCCACACCCCGCCGGCTGCGCTGGAAGCAGAGGGTGCGGGCGCCCTCCACGACGAAATCGGCCAGCAGTCGGGCTGATTCGGAGCCCGCCGAGCGGCGGATCGGGGCGCCGTTCTCGCCGGTCACCACGGGCAGGAAATCCGGCTCCCACAGTGCGACGGTCCGTTCACCGCGGGGGGAGCCGTCATCGGTGACGGCGATCGCCGGCTCGCCGATCAAGCGGGTCAAGGCTTCTGCGGGTTCGGCCATCGTCGCGCTGGTGCCGATGACCGTCGGATCACCACCGGCGGACCGGGCGATCCGCAACAGGCGTTGTAGAACAAGTGCAGTGTGCGAACCGAATACGCCCCGATAGTGGTGGGCCTCGTCGACCACGATGTAGGCGAGATGTCGGAAGAAGTGTCGCCACCGCGCGTGTCCGGAGAGGATGCCGATGTGCAGCATGTCCGGATTCGTGAAGATCCATCGCGAGTGCGCCCGAGCCCACTGCCGTACCTCAACATCTGTGTCACCGTCGTACGCGCACGGTTGCAGATGGATGAACTCCCGGCGTCCGGCAGATGACCCGCCCGGCCCCGATGCCATGAGTAGCGAAGTCACCGAACGGATCTGGTCGGCACCGAGTGCCTTGGTCGGCGAGAGATAGAGCGCCGTCGCATTCGGATCCTTCGACAGCGTGGTCAGAATGGGTAATTGGTACGCCAGCGACTTTCCGGATGCGGTGCCGGTGCACAGCGCGACATGTTCTCCGCGATAAGCGGCCTCGGCCGCGACGGCCTGATGGGTCCACGGTTGCTCGACGCCGGATTCGACGAAGGCGTTCACCAGCTCGGGCGGTGCCCATTCCGGCCACTCGGTGAATGATGCTGCCCGCGAACCGATTACCGACATGTGAGTGAGGCACGACGCCTCGGCGTCGGTGCCCGCCATGCTGCGGTGAAGGAGTTCGGAACCGAATGTTGGATTCTGCATTGTTGCTCGATCAAACGCCGACGGCGTTCGCCAACGTGGACTCCGATGTTACTTCGGGATGTCGAAACGACGAAAAAAGCGAGGTTTTCGCCCAGTTTGGTTGGGGTGACTATCGCGGGCGGTCCGAACATGATTGACTAGTGGCGGTCGCAGCTTTCGTGAGGCGCCGGACATCCGGTTGCGCAGCGAGATCGTGTTTCGGCCGTGGTACTGAGGCTGGTTTGGCGGGGTTCTCCGCGGGGTCCATCGAGGTATGGCGGTCGTGACCGACCACGACACGAGACCATCGTGTCGCGTCTGTTGGAATGTCAGTAAAGGATTGCAGTAATGGCACAGGGAACTGTGAAGTGGTTCAACGCGGAAAAGGGCTTCGGCTTCATCGCGCCTGATGAGGGGTCTGATGACGTGTTCGTCCACTACTCCGAGATCCAGGGCTCGGGATTCCGGACCCTCGAGGAGAACCAGCGCGTCGAGTTCGAGGTTGGTCAGGGCACCAAGGGCCCGCAGGCCACCGGCGTCCGCGCCGTCTAGGAGTCACCTCCTGCAAGCTGCGAAGCAAGCTTGAGCGAAGCCG
This sequence is a window from Gordonia insulae. Protein-coding genes within it:
- a CDS encoding DEAD/DEAH box helicase encodes the protein MQNPTFGSELLHRSMAGTDAEASCLTHMSVIGSRAASFTEWPEWAPPELVNAFVESGVEQPWTHQAVAAEAAYRGEHVALCTGTASGKSLAYQLPILTTLSKDPNATALYLSPTKALGADQIRSVTSLLMASGPGGSSAGRREFIHLQPCAYDGDTDVEVRQWARAHSRWIFTNPDMLHIGILSGHARWRHFFRHLAYIVVDEAHHYRGVFGSHTALVLQRLLRIARSAGGDPTVIGTSATMAEPAEALTRLIGEPAIAVTDDGSPRGERTVALWEPDFLPVVTGENGAPIRRSAGSESARLLADFVVEGARTLCFQRSRRGVELTARQARHLLSQTAPDLVDKVAAYRAGYLADDRRRLERAISDGELIGVATTNALELGVDISGLDAVIVGGYPGTVASFWQQAGRAGRQRTSGDSLVVLVARDDPLDTYLVHHPEALLGRPVEATVTDPTNPYILGPHLLCAAAELPLQDSEIEKWQATETVAKLAADGMLKRRKAGWYVAAGVEPHADIDIRGGIGGQVLIVDTTTSQLLGTVDSGRAMSTVHPGALHIHQGASYVVDELDLTDGLALAHPEEPDWTTSARETTDITVTDVVQRLDLGDLTVALVEVDVTHQVVGYLRTLLSGEVLDAVELDMPRQTLSTRAVMYTLTPESLEGVGVTVGRFPGALHAAEHAAIGLLPLVASCDRWDIGGLSTNQHPDTGLPTVFVYDGYMGGAGFADRGFAAFATWIAATRDAVSSCRCEAGCPSCVQSPKCGNGNDPLDKDGAIKVLTLLGRQYSSHD
- a CDS encoding cold-shock protein, with amino-acid sequence MAQGTVKWFNAEKGFGFIAPDEGSDDVFVHYSEIQGSGFRTLEENQRVEFEVGQGTKGPQATGVRAV